A genome region from Eschrichtius robustus isolate mEscRob2 chromosome 4, mEscRob2.pri, whole genome shotgun sequence includes the following:
- the DDIT4L gene encoding DNA damage-inducible transcript 4-like protein produces the protein MVATGSLSSKNPASISELLDRGFHPGNLLNDFDYWDYVVPEPNLNEVIFEETTCQSLVKMLENCLSKSKHTKLGCSKVLVPEKLTQRIAQDVLRLSSTEPCGLRGCVMHVNLEIENVCKKLDRIVCDSSVVPTFELTLVFKQENCSWMSFRDFFFSRGRFSSGLRRTLILSSGFRLVKKKLYSLIGTTVIEEC, from the exons ATGGTTGCAACGGGCAGTTTGAGCAGTAAGAACCCGGCTAGCATTTCGGAGTTGCTGGACCGTGGCTTCCACCCGGGGAACCTACTAAATG ATTTTGACTACTGGGATTATGTTGTTCCTGAACCCAACCTCAACGAGGTGATATTTGAGGAGACGACTTGCCAGAGCTTGGTTAAAATGCTGGAGAACTGTCTGTCCAAATCAAAGCACACCAAACTCGGTTGCTCGAAAGTCCTTGTTCCTGAGAAACTGACCCAGAGGATTGCTCAAGACGTCCTGCGGCTCTCCTCCACGGAGCCCTGCGGCCTGCGGGGCTGCGTTATGCACGTGAACTTGGAAATTGAAAATGTATGTAAAAAGCTGGATAGGATTGTGTGCGATTCTAGCGTGGTGCCCACCTTTGAGCTTACCCTGGTGTTTAAGCAGGAGAACTGCTCATGGATGAGCTTCAGGGATTTTTTCTTTAGTCGAGGTCGCTTCTCTTCCGGCCTCAGGCGAACTCTGATCCTGAGCTCAGGATTCCGACTTGTTAAGAAAAAGCTTTACTCCTTGATTGGTACAACAGTCATTGAAGAGTGCTGA